A segment of the Desulfitobacterium dehalogenans ATCC 51507 genome:
TAGATGAAGACAAACTGGACTATGAAATTCTTACCAACGACCGGCTTGTACTTATTGCTTCTAAGGAGTGTATAGAACCAACAGATAGCTCATGTATAGCCATAGAAAGTTTGCTGAAGAAAAAATTTATCCTTCGCGAAAAGGGCTCAGGAACAAGAGAGGAATTTGAAATAGCACTTAGGAAAAAGGGAATCGACCCTGATAGGCTGAATGTTGTTGCGGAAATGAATAATATGGAGGCGATAAAGCGTGCCGTGAGTGAAGGTTTAGGAGTAGCGGTGGTTTCGTCCCTCTGTGTAGAAGAGGAGCTGAAAGCCAAAACAATTCAAGCCTTTATAATCGATGGACTTGATCTCGAACGGTCGTTTTATTTAGTGACTTATCGGAACCGGCCTCTCTCTCCCAGCGCAGCTGCTTTCCGAGAATTTATCCTTAATTATTACCTTGATCAGCTCATTTATTGTGATGAATAATTGCAGGTTCAGGAATTAAACTATTCATGATGAATTCCGTGAGGAGTGATAAAGTCCGTGGAAGCTAGATTAACCCAAATGACTAAGAGTTCAGGCTGAGCTGCCAAATTGAGCCCTCAGGCTCTGGCACAGGTACTGTGCCGTTTACCGAAATTTGAAGACGAGAACTTAATCGTCGGTCTGGATACAAGTGATGATGCAGCGGTGTATAAGCTGAATGACGAGCAGGCGATGATTCTCACCTTAGACTTCTTTACCCCTGTGGTCGATGATCCCTTTAGCTTTGGTCAAATCGCAGCAGCCAATGCCTTAAGCGATATTTATGCTATGGGCGGAACGCCGATTACTGCGTTAAATATTGCTTGTTTTCCGGGGTGTTTGCCAAGTGAAATTCTGGCAGAGATCCTCAAAGGAGGAGCGGAAAAGGTCAGAGAGGCAGGCGCCATCATTGCCGGCGGACATACGGTGGAAGATGATGAACCGAAGTATGGCTTATCTGTTACTGGCCTGGTTCATCCCCAGCGAATTTTAACCAATGCGGGAGTACGTCCGGGGGACTTGTTGATTTTGACCAAACCTTTAGGAATTGGCATTCTGGCTACAGCCATAAAAGGGGATCTCGTGGATAAAGCCACCTATCAAAAAGCAGTGGACATCATGTCTTATCTTAACAAAGATGCCGGTCAGGCAATGTACAAAGTCGGGGTGTCCGGCTGCACGGATATTACAGGTTTCGGTTTTTTAGGCCATGCCCGGGAGATGGCAGAGGCCAGCAAGGTAACCCTGGAAATCTGGACGGATTTCTTGCCGCTTATTGAGGAAAGTAAGGAATTTGCCAAGTTGGGAATTATTCCTGGGGGAGCCTATCGCAATCGAGATTTCCTTAAGGATCAGGTTCATTTCCTAAAGAAAATACCTCAACCTATTGAGGATATCCTCTATGATCCACAAACTTCAGGGGGATTGCTCATAGGGGTACCGGAATCCAAAGCAAACTTACTGCTGGAGGAATTAAAAAAAGTAAATCAGACGGCTTATGCTGTTATAGGAAGAGTTAAGGAGAGAACGGATTTTCTCTTGGAAGTAATGTAAAATGTTCCTCGAATCCCTGCCCCGTGTGACGCACGGGGTGTTTATATTTTGTGCCAAAATGCTTTGTCGGGCATAGTACTATGTGATACATTGTATATCATGAGGTGAAAAACCAGGTTGCAAATAAAGTTTGGAG
Coding sequences within it:
- a CDS encoding selenium metabolism-associated LysR family transcriptional regulator; protein product: MDFRQIEAFVSVYRLRNFSRAGKALFLTQPTISSHINDLENELGVKLFDRSSRDVIPTDAGDIFYQYAVNLLETRDCAISCLNQHNMQIEGRLEIAASSIPSQYLLPKVMTGFQKMNPNIMFLIHQGDTREVIREIQEKKYQVGIVGARIDEDKLDYEILTNDRLVLIASKECIEPTDSSCIAIESLLKKKFILREKGSGTREEFEIALRKKGIDPDRLNVVAEMNNMEAIKRAVSEGLGVAVVSSLCVEEELKAKTIQAFIIDGLDLERSFYLVTYRNRPLSPSAAAFREFILNYYLDQLIYCDE
- the selD gene encoding selenide, water dikinase SelD, whose amino-acid sequence is MTKSSGUAAKLSPQALAQVLCRLPKFEDENLIVGLDTSDDAAVYKLNDEQAMILTLDFFTPVVDDPFSFGQIAAANALSDIYAMGGTPITALNIACFPGCLPSEILAEILKGGAEKVREAGAIIAGGHTVEDDEPKYGLSVTGLVHPQRILTNAGVRPGDLLILTKPLGIGILATAIKGDLVDKATYQKAVDIMSYLNKDAGQAMYKVGVSGCTDITGFGFLGHAREMAEASKVTLEIWTDFLPLIEESKEFAKLGIIPGGAYRNRDFLKDQVHFLKKIPQPIEDILYDPQTSGGLLIGVPESKANLLLEELKKVNQTAYAVIGRVKERTDFLLEVM